tTAATCGCGCTCATTTCCAGCGCTTTTGTGATTACTCGTAGCAAATAAACAGCAGCAAGCGCAATTAaagcgaaaattaaaattgttgcaaatttaTGTGCGAAAAAGTGGTAGGTAgatatttacagttattacgAATTTACTAtagtctacgccattaaagaagagaatatgaatttcaacatttttctgaGATTTCATTTTCGTGAAAAATCTATTTCCATTCAACTGCTTTTGCCGCCAGCCACTATCTTTAAAGCTAAGCTGCCGATTTGCGCAATGTTTCCAAAGTGCAACATAACTGTAAAAGTAACAACGCGTAGCTGTACAGCGCATAAAGAGCATATAACGCACTCTTTCAGAAGGTAGTCatgcaaaaacttttttatgaacACTTCAAACAAGTTTCATGCATAACAAATTTCGAGATGCCACACTTCCGGCAAAAGGTTTGAagattcttttttgttttcattctaAAATGTGTACTTTTGCCAttcattttaagtttttttaagagTTTAGTTAACGCTTAAGGGGTTAAGACCAAAGGGGCGGGCGAGTGAGTGGTGCAATGTTTCAGGGATATGCACACAGCTGTGGCTGAGGAACGAAAGTTGCTGGCGACTGTTGCGATATTAGTTTTCACAAACACACAACTGACTTATTAGAATAACggtaaagataaaaaaattcgtttgccaatgaaaaaatatggtaATCATacatttatgtgtttttttttatatttttatttatgtgtgtgtggcagcaCCGGAGGTGTTTATGAATGACCGCAATATGCAGCAGAACTCAGCTTAGCAGCGAAAGGTATTAGGTTTCGTGCAAataaaaatgccgaaaacaaaaacaaggaaCATGcaattgtatatgtgtgtgcgtgtgtgcagcATGAGGAGGATACTTAAAGCAATATGAGCATTTTTCACGCTTATGCGCACGGCATATTAGTTTGCTTTCGGGCGCACTATCCCGCCAGCAGTACAACAGaactgcaaatatgtatgtccgTCCGAATGCCGTACAGATGACGTTATTGGTCAAACGTCAAATGTGCGAGTATGCTCCAGGGAGTGGGGTGTGCCCAAAGAGATTGATCGCCAAAAAGTAGCGTGGAAAAAAATACTGTTTATATGAGAAATGAAAAAACGATTTCGTATAAACAGCTGAAGGTAGAAATCACAGACAAAAAACGGTTATTAAAGATACTTTCGTTGCGCTCGGGCGTGTTCGCTGCCTATTCGCATGGAACTGCATATTAGTTTGTTTAGCAAATGCTCACCTCAAGCTCTGCCGTGCAACCGGCGTGGCGTAATGAGAAAAAATGACCAATTTCGCGAGGGTTGTAGTGCGAGCGACAGGCGTTGCTGGCGCTTTTGCGAGGGTGTACTGTGTGGGTTGCGCCTCACACATGCCACAGACAGCACACATGTGCATTTTTCCcaactttatatgttttttttactgCTTACAGCACTTTTAGACaggttttattaaaagaaaaaacttgcGAAGCCAAAACATCAAATCATAATTTATGATCATAGCAGGCGATAATAATGTCTGTGAGTGGAGGTACAACGCAATAACTCGAGGCCAAGTAGGCTTAGTTCGTAGAAAAGTTCCCAGTTTATGATAAGAGCGCAGCATCAACCTCGCAGGGAAAACGCCTGTGCCACCTTACTTATCAGCAGCACAGCACAGGGGCGATTGTTAGGTGCGTACATGTGCATGTCTTCACGGAGTACATACTCGTATCTGTGCTTCGGATATTTGTTTTGCCACTTTGCTGCTCACTTTTATGGCCAGCCGCAGTGGGCGTATCTTTCGTGtatgttttttcattaattcgCTTATCATTAGGTTGAAAAACAGCCATTTCATGCCTTATCGTCGGCCATACATAAAACgagtttgtgtgcatgtgtgtgtgtgatgccCTCCACTAAACAAGCgacttatatttcataatttcccTTGCCGCTGCCGTGCGCTTATCGCCAACTATTGCTACGCACCGTATCGCACAATAAACAATCGAGAGTTATGACTGTGTCTGAGTGTTAGATAAGAAGtaaaaaaacaactacaatATCTACAATAACAATAGGCTGCTCTGAGCACAACTAGTGCGGCCAGCCAGCAGGCAACCGACGGTAAGACAATTGCTGATAGGCTCGAAGTAGCGAGCGGAACAAGTGGAGATTACTCGCGGTATGATACTCGTACGCAGTTTCCAACCACAACTACAACTAAAAAATGAGGCGCACAGCTCCAATCACCGCTTTAGACTTTGTACGGTGCTGGCGAAATGGTGACCTGACGGTAGGTACCAACTAACAAGCATCGTTGTGCGCACACATATTTATTCAGCGTGCATTGGTGTGTGTAGAAAGCGGAGTCGGTTCgtattttagtattttactgttttttattttcgttatatattattttctattgcGTATTTGTTTACGCCTATCTTTTAGACTTCGTActgatgtacatatacatatgtatgtatatgtgtatatagtagGAGTGAAGGGTTTGCATGGATATGTAAGATCATTCACTCGAACGGTGTTGTAATCTCTCGAGAcggtttttttcgtttttttaggttaaagatattgaagtccttatcttttaagtttaaaagaagaatatgttttcaatatttcaaaatataatttttagaatatttttctgttatcaagtatacatacatacatacatacatatgtatatacgtattatataaaatttatctaaacatatacataggtacatatatctatacatatagctacatatacatacatatatgtatagatatataatattattctcAAAGACAGTTCCTTCTAAGATGTTTTACTGTATTCTGCTTGCCTTCATCGCCACCAACTGTGCCGCATGGTATCTTACTTCGCCATCAAGCAGAACTTCAATCAAAATCATTCTTTCACATTTGACTTTTTATGCCTTCTTCAAGTGGCAATTTATGCCCACGTTGTTAAGGTTTACTTGGAAGTATCttacacatatattatatatgtacatacatatgtattcttctTCCCGTTGCTCATTAGTTAGGTAGCAATGATTGCTTGTGAGACAAAGGAGCTTCTTTGTTTCACTTGTTAcgttcacatatatacatacaaacattgcTTCGACGCCAAAACAAAGTTAAAATGGCGGCTTTGAAAGTTCAAGTCTTactgatttacatacatacgtacatatattaaatttgtttgtactCACTTGGTTTGACGTTTGCGTCTGCGCACTGGGCGAATGCAGCACCTCGTGCTTCTCCAGCTGTTCGCGCGTCTGGAATGTCGCTGGGCATTGTACGCAGTGGTAGGCAGGTTCGCTGCCGCCGATTGAACCGGGGCTTGAGGTTGAGCGCGCCGCGTCCATGTCGTAGACGCTACCGGCACCACCGCCATTGTGGCTGCCCGCCAGCGCATGCGCGGCCGCATGATGTCCGTTGTTGGCCAAGGCCAGCAACTGGCTGGTGGGTGAGGTGTGTGCAGTTGGATTGGAGGCCACACCGACGCCACCTCCACCAGCTCCCATACCGCCGTTATGCAAGCCGTTGTTCGCACcgttttgctgctgctgcgcttGCATCGCGGCCATGGCAGCCATTAGTTGCGCCGCAGCTGGCAGATGAGGATGCATGCCATGCGGATGTGTGAGATGTGGCGGTAAAGGCGGTAGTTGGTGTTGTGcagcggctgctgctgctgccgccgcgGCCGCAGCTGCGGCGAATGGCGATGTGGCAGCGCTGAGATCGTTCGGTGGTGTGGGCGAGACGGTGGGCGTGACATTTGGTATCATATttgtttgctgttgctgtttgctTGGCTTGGTATCGGGTGAGTTGGAGTTGTTGAGCGCGGTGTTGGTGGAATTGTGGTTGGTAGCGCCCGGTGTTGCCGGTGAACGACGCTCGTATTCAATATTTGTAAtactattgttattatttttaatattgctatcgttgttgttattactataTTGGTTTGGCGAATTTGTAAACTttatattgctgctgttgctattgctattaCTGCTGTTGTCGTCGTTATCCTCGTTATCGTCGTCAATATCGACGATGCTATCTTGTGCGTAAGATTGTTGGAGTTGGTGAAGGTGCTGTTGGTGGTTGTGTAACTGATGGTGGTGATTGCGGTGGTGGTAGGCAAGACTGGATGGAACATGTTCTGAATTAAGTGTCTCATGTGGATGTTCGCAGGCGATGTGTTCGCTCAAAGACTGCAAGTAAGGGAAGATATTGAAGGCGCTAATTAGTTGGTGGAATAATatattgttttacagttcatacttatgtaatgcttaagtactgaaaagggggataacagctgattttcattgaattgtttgaattttctttgaattttcatatataaataaatataagaatttcaGAATAACTTCCGTATATTCTTTAATTTAGCCgcttttgatattttgtttttcctaAAATTGCTAAAGTTCTTTTCGATGAAATTACTTACCTGAAACCCTAGTCGCTTGGGGCATTTCACCATAAAATCTGTGTGTGGTGAAATCGGACCCGGCATGGAGGTGTTCTCCTCCTCAGCGTTACTGCTGCTCTTCGAACTGTTTTGGTGGTGTGGATGGTGTAAACTGGATGCCAATGAGGGAACTGCAATGAAGAAAGAGATCAtttaatatagaaatataaagaaatgaGAGAACTATatgaagttaaattaaaaatcgcTAAGGTTAAAGttattagtaattaaaaaatattttcggtattttcatatttttatttaataggaatttatattttcatatgtattttgtagcttttataaataatcagcattgactcattttttagaaatttacctccatatatgtgcatacatatgtacatatgtataccatatacatattaataaaaagaattCCACGCAAAGAACTTATTCAAGGCATTCAAGCTAAGCTCACAACACCAAAAATTCAGCCGAACGCCATTTTAATTCCCGTGTATCGTGTTTTTGTTTCGTTTACCTTCTTCGTGCGGTTGTTTGGTGAGCTCGTACCTCATTTTGTGCCACCACCAATTAAGCGACCGTTAGCGAACCAAGAGAAGTGagtaacataaaaaaatgtggTAAACAAAAAACTCGCGAATGAACTGTGAAGGTCTGTGCGACTTggaaacaactacaaaaacttCAACgccaaacgaaaaaataattaataaaggcAAATTAAGTGTAAAAGATATATTTCAAGCGATAAGTCATTAAACGAATTTGTAGCCGACACTCGTCGAATGTACCGGTGCATGAGTGTGTGGTGTGGCGGGTTCGTACCAGCAGATAAGCGGCCAATGAGATTGAGCCGGAGAGCGAACGTTGAAACGAGAATGCCACACAAACGCTTGGCAACGAGTTAAAAAGTTGTTGGATTTTGGAATAAAaacgtgtgagtgtgtgcgtggaGACGTTTAATTGGAATTTCAGCGGTTTTACCTAACTGCTTGCGGATTATGGAAGAAACTAAGTTTATAAATAAGCAAGTTCGCGTTTAAAGATTCTTGCAAACCACAGAATTTGACCTTTGTTTTTATCGCTTTTATTTGATTCTTCGCAATTTTTCCATGAAAATGAAGCAAAAGTCAAGAATATATACCCTCACATGTGTGTTACATAAATGTGCGCATTCTTAGCGCAACAACAATCAGCGGTGGCAGCGCACTTTGCACTTCGCTTCAAGCGAAAACTTATCAGTTTTATGCGCACAAAAGTCAGGGATGGCTGCGAGATCAACTCTTTCTGTATTTCATGCTTGGATTATTCCAAGTGAATCTTCGTGCACacatgtaggtacatatgtgtgtatatattacTTGTGTGCCTATAACCCAACTGTTGCACGAAACTATAATTATATAGCCCAGCAAGCCATTATATGAGCGTCCATACATAAACACGcccaaatacatgcatacatacatatctacatacatatattaacacTTGTGTATTAGTGTGTTTCTGAcaggcaatatatgtatgtatatgaaaggtACACATATCACTTGTTTTTTACCCTGGTACATAAGCATGATGATGATCTCATCGTTAGGTCTCCGCTCCAGGTCTCTAGCtatacacaaacaacaacaatcatgtGAATAACAACCACCAGCAATCAGACAAGACAGTACGATAGACAGACAAAGTACTTAAAGGCAAGAAATTCTTGGTTGATGCCAAAGCAAACGTGAGCTGAGAACTCGTCTTCGAACAGGGCGAAATTAAGAGAggaaaaaattcaactataaaaagtaataatagcAATAGTGTGGCTTTGAAAGGCAATGCTAGTAACAGCGACAAGAGCATGTTGTGGAATATTCATGTTCAGGTATTAAGCGCCGGGAAACGGTGTTGGAATATTCAGTTTTAGGTACAAAgctaaagttaaaattttcaagcGAGAATTGTCGTTACTGTTTCTACCAATTGGGGCTGCgttctcaaaaaaaaacaaatcttttcaaaagtattcaatttaaaaacaaaaaatattcaactatGTTGCCTGatatgaagaaatatgaaatacaATAAAAGCATCGCCTTCTAGGCAAATAAGCtaaattctgtaaattttttacattattttccaAGACTGTTGAGCGGCGAACAGAAGGCAACAAATCACAGTGAGTCAGTGTACCTTTTTTGGTTTGCTTGAGCGTAGGTAAGCGAATTGTTAAAGAGCAGAGCAGCGCGGCTTTGGGGCTGGGGCGAGTGAGAGAGAGATGCAGAGCAACGGTTGATGTGTGCGTGACCAATTGCACTGGTATAGgtgtgagtgagtgagtgagcaCAAAGAAACCAGCAGCGAAACGCCACACAATGACGGTTAACTGGTTAAAGTGGcaccaacaataaaaacaacaacgacaacaaataAAACGGAGAGCAAGATATCCGTAAAAAGTAGTAAAAGTCAAAATGGTGCACAAAATGGAGTTTCCAGCGCTAGAAATGGAGCTTGAATCCCACGAATAAAGCGCGAGTATTCAAGCGGAGCAACTTGCGGcatttatgtttgtgtgtgcgtgtgctgcCGAGTAGGTATGCtgcattaatttcaattaaagtgAATACTTCACGTAACGAGCTGTAGTGTCGCCGCCAAGTAGGTAATGCTGAGCGGAATTCTGTTGCAACTAGCAATTGCGCTTCACGCAATGCAGCTGCGAGAGTAATATTTGTACAGCTTCTGTTATTTTTTACGAGCTCTTATCACTTCGATCTCATTAAGACGCTGCTTTGTGgctattaaaagaaattaatttcgttaaagttttattaaaagtgCGATGGAGGGCAATTGTGTCCTCACTGCTACGTGTCTgcgtgtgttttttttgttgactgCCGAGACACTAACAAATGCGTTTCTTCAAGCAATTGCCACTCTCCCAAGTGACACAAACAATTTGCGTGCTTTCTTGTAGCTTGCGGTGCCTCATGCAaatacacagacacacaccATTGTGCCACATGTCTGTTGCAAGGCTTCGTAAAATGTTCCATTCCCACtcgtgtgtgtttttgttagtTGTTGCTATTGTCATTTGATAGTTTACCTTAATTTACCTCAATTAACCGTAGGCAGGCTGGCAGacaggcagcaacaacaaccgcagCCGCAATTTATTGATCAACGTGCGTAGCGGAGGCTGATGACTGCtggccacaacaacaacaaacatacacacaagcaCATAATTCATAGTAGaggcatttatttattagtgttgttgctgttgttgcaatagTCACAGACAACGCTGTTCAATGGCAGATTTGACActtgtac
The Bactrocera tryoni isolate S06 unplaced genomic scaffold, CSIRO_BtryS06_freeze2 scaffold_64, whole genome shotgun sequence genome window above contains:
- the LOC120781348 gene encoding zinc finger protein 1-like — translated: MLSCLVPSSSRFGQEDNIINQSMPSSPAFAVQFPSLASSLHHPHHQNSSKSSSNAEEENTSMPGPISPHTDFMVKCPKRLGFQSLSEHIACEHPHETLNSEHVPSSLAYHHRNHHHQLHNHQQHLHQLQQSYAQDSIVDIDDDNEDNDDNSSNSNSNSSNIKFTNSPNQYSNNNNDSNIKNNNNSITNIEYERRSPATPGATNHNSTNTALNNSNSPDTKPSKQQQQTNMIPNVTPTVSPTPPNDLSAATSPFAAAAAAAAAAAAAAQHQLPPLPPHLTHPHGMHPHLPAAAQLMAAMAAMQAQQQQNGANNGLHNGGMGAGGGGVGVASNPTAHTSPTSQLLALANNGHHAAAHALAGSHNGGGAGSVYDMDAARSTSSPGSIGGSEPAYHCVQCPATFQTREQLEKHEVLHSPSAQTQTSNQKTKISA